The sequence AAGCGTGCTGCAGCAGGCTTGGCTCCTCTAGATATGTATGACTTTGAGCAGTTAGCTTTAGAAAAAATGAAAATGCTTGAAATGTCGCCTTTAATGCTAGAGCGGTCGGTGAATGTCGGTTTTTCAGGCGGTGAGAAAAAGCGTAATGATATTTTTCAAATGGCCATGCTTGAACCTAAGCTTTGCATCATGGATGAAACCGATTCAGGTTTAGATATCGATGCGTTAAGAATCGTGGCCAATGGTGTCAATTCGCTTCGCTCTAATGAACGTAGCTTTATTGTTGTTACGCACTATCAGCGTTTGCTAGATCATATTAAACCTGACTTTGTACATGTGTTGTATGACGGCAAAATCATCAAATCTGGTGGTTTTGAGTTGGCCCATGAGTTAGAGGAGAAGGGGTATGACCACCTTATCCAAGCCTATGAAAAAGTTTAGTCCTGTCGCGCAAGCCGCGATGGATTATTATCAGGCGCAGGCGACGCGGTTAATTCAAGCTGAGGGTGAAGGACATGCACTGGCGCGTTTTCGCCAGGCTGCTTTAAACGAATTTATTGAGCAGGGTTTTCCTAGCCGTAAAGATGAAGATTGGCAGTTTACACCCTTAAGTAATTTCTTAAAAACCCACTACCATTTTAATGGGATCTCTCGAGCAACTGCAGCCGATATTGCTAAGTTAAGACCCTTTGTTGACGCGTGGCATTTGGTGTTTGTTGATGGTTATTTCAGTGAGTCCTTATCTGATGACTTAGTTGGCTTGCCTGATGGCGTGTCAATTGAATCGGGTAAAGACGCATTAGATTTTGAAATGGGCTTTTGTGTTTTTGCACAATCAGAAGAAGATATTCAGCAGGATGCATTTGGTATGCTTAATGCGATGTTGTTCGATGATGGTGTGTTTATTGAGGTTGCCCCACATGTACAATTGGAAAAACCTATTGTTATTAGTTATGTTCAAACATTAGCTGAGCACGCCAATATAGTGCGTAATAAAATTAAGTTGGGTTCAAGTGCAAGTCTGAATGTTATCGAACAGTATGTGGCTATCGATGATGGTTGGGGCTTTGAAAATAGTGTTTGCGAAATTGAGCTTGCTGCTAACGCGCGTTTAAACCAAGTTGTTTGGCAAAACCTGCCTGAGCAGGCGACCTATTTTAATAATCAATTTATCGATTTAGCAGAACACTCTCAATTTAGAACTCATTATATTGGTCTAGGTGGTGCGATTTCGCGTCATCAGAATCATGTGCAAATGGATGGTGACCGGATTGAGTCTGAGCAGAACAGTGTCTGTTTTGCACGTAACCAACAGATTGTCGATACGCGCACTTATACGGGACACAAGGCCGAGCAGGGTTTAAGTCGTCAGTTACACAAGCTGGTGTTGGCAGATCAAGCTATTGGTGTGTTTAACGGCATGATTAAGGTCGATCAAGTTGCTCAAAAAACCGATGGGATGATGGACAACAAAAACCTGCTCCTATCCAATAAGGCTCAGATGAATGCCAAGCCGCAACTTGAAATCTATGCGGATGATGTGAAATGTTCGCACGGTTCAGCCTCTGGCCAAATTAGTGCGGATCAGATTTTTTATTTGCAAGCGCGCGGCTTATCTAAGCAACAGGCTCGCCAACTAGTTACGCTTGCGTTTTTGATGGAGCCGTTAGAAACGGTTGTTGCAGAAACTGTTCGTACTTGGTTGCAACAGGCTTTAGCGGATGCGGTTACGCCGCATTTGAGTTAGCCAGCTAATTAAACGAGGATTTATGATCGATAATCACGCCATTCGTGCTGAATTTCCTTTGCTTGCTCAAACTGAGAAGGGTTTGCCATTAGTTTATTTGGATAACGCTTCGACAAGCCAAAAGCCTCAGCAGGTGATTGATGCAATTGAACACTATTATCGCGCAGAAAATGCCAATGTTCATCGCGGTGTATATGGTCTTAGTGAGCGTGCTACTGAAGCTTTTGAAGGGGTTAGAGGCCAGGTGCAGGGCTTATTAAATGCCGCCTCAAGTAAAGAGATTATTTTTGTGCGAGGCGCGACCGAGGGTATTAACCTGGTAGCCAGCTCATGGGGGCGCAGTAGCTTACAGCTAGGCGATCAAATCATTGTGAGTGAAATGGAGCACCATTCAAACTTAGTGCCTTGGCAGCTTTTGGTAGCGGACTTAGGGATTGAAATTGTTAAGTGGCCTATTGATGAGTTAGGTCAATTGCACCTGAGTGATCTAGCAGGCCTGCTGAATGAAAAAACCCGTTTAGTGGCAGTGACCCATATGTCGAATGCGTTGGGTACGATTAATCCAATCGCCGATATTATTGCCCTGGCGCATCAGCATGGGGCGAAAGTCTTGGTCGATGCCGCACAGTCTGTTTCGCACATGCCGATTGATGTGCAAGCGCTTGATGTCGATTTTTTGGTGTTTTCTGGCCATAAAATGTACGGTCCGACCGGTATTGGCTGCTTGTATGCTAAGCAAGCTCTGCTAGAGCAGATGCCACCCTATATGGGTGGGGGTGACATGATTTATCAGGTTAGCTTTGCGGGTACGAGTTTTAATGAGTTGCCCTATAAGTTTGAAGCGGGCACGCCCAATATTGCCGGGGTGATTGGCTTAGGTGCGGCAATTCGCTTCATTGAGCGAGTTGGTTTTGACACCATTGCAGCCATTGAAGAAGACTTGTTAGCCTATGCGACAGCGAAGCTCAGTAAGATTAATGGGCTGCGTATCATCGGCGAAGCAGCGCATAAGGGTGGGGTTATTTCATTTGTGTTTGACCAAGCTCATCCGCATGATATTGCAACTTTGATTGATCAAGATGCAATTGCTTTGCGTGCGAGTCATCATTGCGCTATGCCCATTATGCAAAAGTATGGTCTGCCTGCGACTTTGCGCGCCTCCTTTGGTGTTTATAATAATCGAGCGGATGTTGACCGCCTATGTGTGGCGTTAGAAGAAGCCTTGGCGATGTTGGCTTAATCGCCTTGACGTGATACTTGGCTAGAAATTTGCTATGATACCTCCATTTTAGCCTTAAGCCATGGTGGTGCTTAAGCGGAGTGAGCAATGAAAGAACAAGTTAGGCATATCCATTTCGTCGGCATTGGCGGCGTTGGCATGGCGGGCATTGCTGAGGTCTGCATCAATCTAGGTTTTGCAGTCAGTGGTTCGGATATTCGCCGGCACGCTACGGTGGTGCGGTTGGAAGCCTTGGGAGCAAAAATTCAACTTGGGCACCAGCCAGAATGGGTGCAGCAGGCGGATGTGGTTGTTGTCTCCAGTGCTATTGCTAAGGATAATCCAGAGGCCGCTTGGGCCAAATCGAGTAGAATTCCCGTTATCCCGCGCGCCGAAATGTTGGCCGAGCTCATGCGCATGCGCTATGGTATCGCCATTGCGGGTACGCATGGTAAAACCACCACCACGAGCTTAACGGCTGCCATACTCACTCAGGGTGGGCTTGATCCAACTTTTGTTATTGGTGGTCAGCTTAATCAAATTGGTACCAATGCAAGGTTGGGTTCCAGTCGTTATTTAGTCGCTGAGGCGGATGAATCGGATGCCTCTTTTCTTCATCTAGCACCGATGATGTCCGTTATTACCAATATTGATATGGACCATATGGAAACCTATCAAGGTGATTTTTCTCGCCTTATTCACACCTACAATGAATTTATCAATCGTTTACCCTTCTATGGTTTAACTGTATTGTGTTTGGATGACCCTAACCTGAAGCAATTAATGCCAGATGTACTCAGAAAGGTACGCACTTATGGCTTTGATTCGCAGGCGGATGTGGTCGCGATCAACTGGCTAGCAAAGGGTTTGACTAGTGAGTTTGATGTGGTGGTTAAAGGTCGCGAGCCTTTTAGAGTGACACTGAACATACCGGGACAACATAATGTTAGGAATGCATTAGCCGCTATCAGCGTCGCTTTGGAGTTGGATGTGTCGGTGAGTGCAATTCAACAAGCATTGGCAACGTTTGGTGGGGTTGGGCGACGCTTCGAAGTTTACCCACGGCGGATTATTGGTGGCCATCAAGTGACCTTGGTGGATGATTATGGACACCATCCTACTGAACTAGCGGCAACGCTACAAACAGCCAGAGATGCCTTTCCCAGTCAACGGATCGTGTTGGTTTTTCAACCGCATCGTTACAGTCGGACACGGGATTTGTTTGATGAATTTATAACTGCACTGACCAAAGCGGATTTAGTGATTTTAGCGCCTGTCTATGCGGCAGGCGAAACACCTATCCCGGGTTTCGATACCAAGGCGATCATGCAAAATATGCGGATTCGAGGCATGCAGAATGTTATGTTCGCGGAAGGTTTTGAAATGCTAAATGCGATGGCTGCAGATGTTTTAACAGAAGGCGACATCGTATTGTTGATGGGAGCCGGTGACATAGGGCAATGGGCAAAAGAATGGCAACAAAGTACATAATTCAGCAGCTGCTTCGTTGGCGAGAAAGGCTTGAGAAGGAGTCTATAGCTGTTCTGTATGGTGGTGTTTCGGCAGAACGTGAAGTGTCACTTCGAAGCGGTCAGTCTATTGTTAAGGCTCTTACTGAGGAAGGACTCAATGTAACAGGGTATGATGTCAGAAGTTTAAATGATTTGGTGGATGTTGCTGCAAATCATTGCCTGGTATTTTTGGCTTTACATGGTCGTTGGGGTGAAGATGGCCAGGTACAGGCGGTGTTGCAGAGCTTAGGTGTGGTGTTTACAGGGAGTGGTATGGCGGCCAGTGCCTTAGCCATGGATAAAATTCGTACTAAATATGTTTGGCAAGGTGCCGGGTTGCCAACACCGGCTTTTTATCGTGTAAATAAGGCAAGCTTAACTACATTACTCTGGTCGAATATGCCCTTGCCTGCAATGGTTAAGGCAAGTCATGAAGGCTCGAGTATTGGGTTATTTAAAGTTAATACGCTTGATGAGCTCAAGTGGGCAGTAGAGCAAGCATTGCAACTTGATGATGAGGTGTTGGTTGAGCAGTGGGTCTCGGGCCGGGAGTTTACTTTTGCTATTTTAGCTAGTGAAGTTTTGCCTGCGATTGAGCTCAAGACGCAGCATGATTTTTATGACTATGATGCAAAATATGTGTCTGGCGATACGGAATATTTGTGTCCGGTGAGTTTAATGCAATCAGAGCTGGCAAGTATGAACGAGTTAGTGTTGAAAGCATTTGATGTATTGGGCGCTCAAGGTATTGGGCGGATTGACATTATGTTGGATGAAATCGGCCAACCCTGGTTAATCGAGTTAAATACGCTACCGGGGATGACGGACATGAGTTTAGTGCCCAAAGCGGCCAAGCATTATGGTTTAAGTTATGGTGAGTTATGTATTGCAATTTTAGGTCAGGCTGTTGATGCTTCACCGTTGGCTTAAGCTGGGGTTGGTTGTTTTATTGGCAGGCCTGGTGGTCGTCTGGGTGCTGCTTATGATGAAACCTGAGCAGAATGCGACATTGTCCTATAAAATAATCTCACCCTTACAAAACATTACGCTAGATCAAGTTGAAGATCAGATATGGCCCTATTTAGAGCAGAGTTTTTGGGATGTTGATCTGGTCGGTTTGCAGCAGGTTTTACAATTAAACCCATGGGTTGAATCTGCCTTTGTTTCAAAACAGTGGCCTAATCAGCTGGTTTTGAAGCTTGTAGAGCGTGAACCAGTGGCACGGTGGCGACAACAAAGCTTAGTTGACCGGCAAGGAGTGATATTTAACCCAGATGATGTTGCAGCATTTGGGCACTTGGTCGTTCTTGATGCGCATGAGCTTCAATCTCGCGCAATGTTACGTCATTGGTCTGAAGTCCAGGCTTTGTTAAATCCGCTAGATTGGCAAGTACTCGGCATGACGTGGTTTGCAGATGATGTATTAAAAGTGGATGTCGATGCGGGTCATCAAATCTACTTAATAGCGAGTGATAAAAAGCAATTAGTCCAGCGTTTTATGCTAGCTTGGCCTAAGTTGTCAGATAGCACGGTTCAGCCTGTGATACTAAACAGTGCTCTAAAACAGTCAGCTAGATGGAAAATTGATTTAAGATACAGTAATGGTATGGCGCTAAACCCTTTAAATAATGTTGATTGAGAAAAATATGGCAAGAAAAAAATCGGCAGCGAATATTGTTGTTGGCCTCGATATCGGGACATCCAAGATTGCGGCTATTGTCGGCAAGTTAAAAGCGAATGGCGAGATTGAGGTTCTAGGGATGGGTACTTATCCCTCTAAGGGACTTAAGAAAGGAGTGGTGGTTAACATTGACTCTACGGTTGACTCTATCCAACGCGCCATCGATGAAGCTGAGCGGATGTCTGGCTATGAGGTCTCATCCGTTTATGTAGGTATTGCAGGTAGTCATATCAACAGCTTTAATTCTACGGGTATGGTCGCGATTCGCAGCCAAGAAGTGACTGATGACGATATTTTAAGAGTGATTGATGCGGCAAGAACCCAGGCTATTCCGGGCGATCAAAAAGTACTGCACATTTTGCCGCAAGAATACAGTATTGATAATCAAGACGGGATACGTGAGCCGGTAGGCATGTCAGGTGTGCGTCTTGAAGCAAAAGTACACATGGTTACGGGGTCTTTGAGTGCCGCACTGAACATTACCAAGTGTGTTGAGCGCTGTGGACTT comes from Thiomicrospira aerophila AL3 and encodes:
- the murC gene encoding UDP-N-acetylmuramate--L-alanine ligase, which gives rise to MKEQVRHIHFVGIGGVGMAGIAEVCINLGFAVSGSDIRRHATVVRLEALGAKIQLGHQPEWVQQADVVVVSSAIAKDNPEAAWAKSSRIPVIPRAEMLAELMRMRYGIAIAGTHGKTTTTSLTAAILTQGGLDPTFVIGGQLNQIGTNARLGSSRYLVAEADESDASFLHLAPMMSVITNIDMDHMETYQGDFSRLIHTYNEFINRLPFYGLTVLCLDDPNLKQLMPDVLRKVRTYGFDSQADVVAINWLAKGLTSEFDVVVKGREPFRVTLNIPGQHNVRNALAAISVALELDVSVSAIQQALATFGGVGRRFEVYPRRIIGGHQVTLVDDYGHHPTELAATLQTARDAFPSQRIVLVFQPHRYSRTRDLFDEFITALTKADLVILAPVYAAGETPIPGFDTKAIMQNMRIRGMQNVMFAEGFEMLNAMAADVLTEGDIVLLMGAGDIGQWAKEWQQST
- a CDS encoding aminotransferase class V-fold PLP-dependent enzyme, which encodes MIDNHAIRAEFPLLAQTEKGLPLVYLDNASTSQKPQQVIDAIEHYYRAENANVHRGVYGLSERATEAFEGVRGQVQGLLNAASSKEIIFVRGATEGINLVASSWGRSSLQLGDQIIVSEMEHHSNLVPWQLLVADLGIEIVKWPIDELGQLHLSDLAGLLNEKTRLVAVTHMSNALGTINPIADIIALAHQHGAKVLVDAAQSVSHMPIDVQALDVDFLVFSGHKMYGPTGIGCLYAKQALLEQMPPYMGGGDMIYQVSFAGTSFNELPYKFEAGTPNIAGVIGLGAAIRFIERVGFDTIAAIEEDLLAYATAKLSKINGLRIIGEAAHKGGVISFVFDQAHPHDIATLIDQDAIALRASHHCAMPIMQKYGLPATLRASFGVYNNRADVDRLCVALEEALAMLA
- the sufD gene encoding Fe-S cluster assembly protein SufD, giving the protein MTTLSKPMKKFSPVAQAAMDYYQAQATRLIQAEGEGHALARFRQAALNEFIEQGFPSRKDEDWQFTPLSNFLKTHYHFNGISRATAADIAKLRPFVDAWHLVFVDGYFSESLSDDLVGLPDGVSIESGKDALDFEMGFCVFAQSEEDIQQDAFGMLNAMLFDDGVFIEVAPHVQLEKPIVISYVQTLAEHANIVRNKIKLGSSASLNVIEQYVAIDDGWGFENSVCEIELAANARLNQVVWQNLPEQATYFNNQFIDLAEHSQFRTHYIGLGGAISRHQNHVQMDGDRIESEQNSVCFARNQQIVDTRTYTGHKAEQGLSRQLHKLVLADQAIGVFNGMIKVDQVAQKTDGMMDNKNLLLSNKAQMNAKPQLEIYADDVKCSHGSASGQISADQIFYLQARGLSKQQARQLVTLAFLMEPLETVVAETVRTWLQQALADAVTPHLS
- a CDS encoding D-alanine--D-alanine ligase encodes the protein MATKYIIQQLLRWRERLEKESIAVLYGGVSAEREVSLRSGQSIVKALTEEGLNVTGYDVRSLNDLVDVAANHCLVFLALHGRWGEDGQVQAVLQSLGVVFTGSGMAASALAMDKIRTKYVWQGAGLPTPAFYRVNKASLTTLLWSNMPLPAMVKASHEGSSIGLFKVNTLDELKWAVEQALQLDDEVLVEQWVSGREFTFAILASEVLPAIELKTQHDFYDYDAKYVSGDTEYLCPVSLMQSELASMNELVLKAFDVLGAQGIGRIDIMLDEIGQPWLIELNTLPGMTDMSLVPKAAKHYGLSYGELCIAILGQAVDASPLA
- a CDS encoding cell division protein FtsQ/DivIB; translated protein: MLHRWLKLGLVVLLAGLVVVWVLLMMKPEQNATLSYKIISPLQNITLDQVEDQIWPYLEQSFWDVDLVGLQQVLQLNPWVESAFVSKQWPNQLVLKLVEREPVARWRQQSLVDRQGVIFNPDDVAAFGHLVVLDAHELQSRAMLRHWSEVQALLNPLDWQVLGMTWFADDVLKVDVDAGHQIYLIASDKKQLVQRFMLAWPKLSDSTVQPVILNSALKQSARWKIDLRYSNGMALNPLNNVD
- the sufC gene encoding Fe-S cluster assembly ATPase SufC, which translates into the protein MFLNIENLHAQVEDKAILKGINLQINPGEVHAIMGPNGSGKSTLSSVLAGREDYEVTEGSVSYLDHDLLDMDADERAQQGVFLAFQYPVEIPGVSNKLFMHTALNAKRAAAGLAPLDMYDFEQLALEKMKMLEMSPLMLERSVNVGFSGGEKKRNDIFQMAMLEPKLCIMDETDSGLDIDALRIVANGVNSLRSNERSFIVVTHYQRLLDHIKPDFVHVLYDGKIIKSGGFELAHELEEKGYDHLIQAYEKV